A single region of the Desmonostoc muscorum LEGE 12446 genome encodes:
- a CDS encoding protein kinase domain-containing protein codes for MIYCINPLCEQRQNPDNVERCLCCGTSLLINDRIRLLKPLRELTENPFTRNEIFEVDDAGTKWNPVRKRRVMKVMKWNSPELVQLIERESLALQLIQHPNTPESNTLDDLFSFVPNNSSLTLHCLVMDKFDGQNLEEWIKGNEPISQSLALEWLRQLVEIIDVVHHTEFFHRDIKPANIILQPSGQLALIDFGTARRITDTYLAKVSGSGGTQTTLGNYEITSVVSHYYTPLEQVHGKAVPQSDFYALGRTFVRLVTGTPLMRLPIDQKTGNLVWRNKAQQIDKPLADFLDELMAPVPGQRPATTEVILQRLKILPRQSKVYKITRSKTFIFGVIIASAGLIGLGIDKIGLPAYANNLVAEGQKLEAGNNSEQAQSYFDKAVRVRPQLSFEISQFYFDKAARNLTNPQIAKKYYELAIKYNEQDVSAYNNLAAMCQQLQDDKCVEKSYEKLFKLNPNSWEGNYGLGYFYDTHSKYDLAQEQYELAIKNSGQAIHAVAALARLKNKNGDYKMAATLAIKGLEKTQNPELQASLYKDLGWSSLMQNKLGEAEKYLEKATELDPQRTDAYCLLAQVEEANGQIDNARISVEVCMLAKSSLPEVFEWRQELLERILKK; via the coding sequence GTGATTTACTGTATAAACCCTCTTTGTGAGCAACGCCAAAATCCTGACAATGTTGAAAGATGTCTTTGCTGTGGTACTTCGCTACTGATTAATGATCGGATTCGCTTGCTCAAACCATTGAGAGAACTTACTGAAAATCCGTTTACCCGCAATGAAATTTTTGAAGTAGATGATGCTGGGACAAAGTGGAATCCTGTGCGGAAACGGCGAGTTATGAAAGTTATGAAATGGAATTCGCCTGAATTAGTCCAGTTAATTGAGCGAGAATCCCTTGCTTTACAATTAATCCAACATCCAAATACTCCTGAAAGTAATACTTTAGATGACTTATTTAGTTTTGTTCCCAACAATAGCTCTTTAACACTTCATTGTTTAGTTATGGATAAATTTGATGGACAAAATTTAGAAGAATGGATAAAAGGAAATGAGCCAATATCGCAATCTTTAGCATTAGAATGGTTACGACAGTTAGTTGAAATTATTGACGTAGTACATCATACTGAATTTTTTCATAGAGATATTAAACCTGCAAATATAATTCTTCAACCAAGTGGACAATTAGCGTTAATTGATTTTGGAACAGCACGTCGAATAACTGACACGTACTTAGCTAAAGTTAGCGGAAGCGGAGGAACTCAGACAACGCTAGGTAATTATGAAATTACAAGTGTAGTTTCGCATTATTACACACCACTAGAGCAAGTTCATGGTAAAGCAGTACCTCAATCGGATTTCTATGCTCTAGGGCGGACTTTTGTACGTCTAGTGACTGGTACTCCATTGATGCGTCTGCCGATAGATCAGAAAACAGGAAATTTAGTATGGAGAAATAAAGCACAGCAGATTGACAAGCCCCTGGCTGATTTTCTTGATGAGTTAATGGCTCCCGTGCCAGGACAACGGCCAGCAACTACTGAAGTTATTCTGCAACGTTTAAAAATACTTCCTCGCCAAAGTAAAGTTTATAAAATAACAAGATCTAAAACCTTCATATTTGGTGTAATTATTGCATCTGCTGGCTTGATTGGTTTGGGGATTGATAAAATAGGCTTACCAGCGTATGCTAACAATTTAGTTGCTGAAGGGCAAAAGCTAGAAGCTGGTAATAATTCTGAACAAGCACAAAGTTATTTTGACAAAGCTGTAAGAGTTCGCCCTCAGCTAAGTTTTGAGATTTCTCAATTTTATTTTGATAAAGCTGCTCGAAATTTAACGAATCCTCAGATAGCTAAAAAATATTATGAATTAGCAATAAAATATAATGAACAGGATGTTTCGGCATATAATAATTTAGCTGCTATGTGCCAGCAATTGCAAGATGATAAATGTGTAGAGAAGAGTTATGAGAAATTATTCAAATTGAACCCAAATAGTTGGGAAGGTAATTATGGGTTGGGATATTTCTACGATACTCACAGCAAATATGACTTGGCACAAGAGCAGTATGAATTAGCTATTAAAAATAGTGGTCAAGCAATACATGCTGTTGCTGCTTTAGCACGATTAAAGAATAAAAATGGCGACTATAAGATGGCAGCAACTTTAGCTATAAAAGGGTTAGAAAAAACTCAAAATCCCGAACTCCAAGCATCTTTATATAAGGATTTAGGTTGGTCAAGCTTAATGCAAAATAAATTAGGTGAAGCGGAAAAATATTTAGAAAAAGCAACTGAATTAGACCCTCAAAGAACAGATGCCTACTGTTTGCTGGCTCAAGTTGAAGAAGCTAATGGTCAAATTGATAATGCCAGGATTTCTGTAGAAGTATGTATGTTAGCTAAATCCAGTCTGCCAGAAGTGTTTGAATGGAGGCAGGAATTGCTAGAACGCATACTGAAAAAATGA
- a CDS encoding tetratricopeptide repeat protein produces MKLNKRFLGFLCFNLILIEVTPLLASVPLARMKRNQIRCEAIGRILNRGDRHLSPGSLVCSGEKLEVLNGKYINLICFSSGEVLKLSSGVIAASECAKPSLSNSTCNSMNVENCLIRKGGTPQAEEPTIIYPYTSSILNSRPDIAWQPVNGATYYKVRLSGYEFEWEKIVNQTKLTYPPSEKELQFDQAFKITVIAYKNDSPLAADTFVVNLFSQSEIKQVLDTVEQIKSLDLPEDETALDLDAVYMSRGFLDESIEELTKAATTNSKNPTLYRVLGERYFEAGLPNEAKRQFVISAQLANNTNNSTELKKVEQGLRLIDFYNQLPTSKKGAQ; encoded by the coding sequence ATGAAATTGAATAAAAGATTTTTAGGTTTTTTATGCTTCAATTTAATCTTGATAGAAGTCACACCACTTTTAGCAAGCGTACCGCTGGCAAGAATGAAAAGAAATCAGATTCGCTGTGAAGCAATAGGAAGAATATTGAATAGAGGAGACAGGCATCTTAGTCCTGGAAGTTTAGTATGTTCCGGAGAAAAATTAGAAGTTTTAAATGGCAAGTATATCAATTTAATATGTTTTAGTTCCGGAGAAGTTTTAAAATTATCTAGTGGAGTGATTGCCGCTTCCGAATGTGCAAAACCTAGTTTATCTAACTCTACTTGTAATTCTATGAATGTAGAGAACTGCCTCATCCGAAAAGGTGGAACACCACAAGCCGAAGAACCAACAATTATTTATCCCTATACAAGCTCGATATTGAACTCTCGGCCAGATATAGCTTGGCAACCTGTGAATGGTGCTACTTATTACAAAGTGAGGTTAAGCGGTTACGAATTTGAATGGGAAAAAATTGTCAACCAAACTAAGCTGACTTACCCTCCATCCGAAAAAGAACTGCAATTTGACCAAGCATTTAAAATTACTGTTATTGCCTATAAGAATGATTCTCCTTTAGCTGCGGATACTTTTGTAGTGAATTTATTTTCTCAAAGTGAAATTAAACAAGTTTTAGATACAGTAGAGCAAATCAAATCTTTAGATTTACCTGAAGATGAAACTGCTCTTGACTTAGATGCTGTATATATGTCGAGAGGCTTTCTAGATGAAAGTATTGAGGAATTAACTAAAGCAGCCACAACAAATAGTAAAAACCCAACTCTCTATCGAGTATTAGGCGAGCGTTATTTTGAGGCAGGTTTACCAAACGAAGCTAAGCGTCAATTTGTGATATCTGCCCAGTTAGCGAACAATACTAATAACTCAACTGAACTGAAAAAAGTAGAACAAGGGCTGCGATTAATCGATTTCTACAACCAACTTCCCACCAGCAAAAAAGGTGCCCAATAG
- a CDS encoding CHAT domain-containing protein: MKLDAWICATSLKPPVVSTQEALKAAIDKVNPTSVNLLGLQNLGNVLSLIGKLNESETVLQETLTLAQQVRLENTSDILLSLSNTEQLIYRRLQEQYQWIEEPLFQEKIVNFIPEKALASLEIYQIIENAPQSSQAVKLQAKLNRLSLLLDFHKWLKTKFNFRYNHTKINDITQQIQPLVSQLLENNSAFSQLSPEQSIYAKLKFANSLNQIPNQQLHLSAIEYAQKALQTAKSLNNQRLQSSSLGMLGELQTELSQTYFEQALSLAQSVQAWDLAYEWQQQLGFLYDKSGKPERARIAYAAAIDNLTQVRDNLLTSNADLQFSFYEQVEPVYRNYIRLLLREQFPDLERVIETIGQFQIAELENFLQCGKLNLVALNQIQNVGSAVLIYIIDLNDTIEVIVQTPGRSPVHHSVDSKLVKIHVNALLDLLQDKRLVSTKERIFISHYQALYNQLIAPVKKYLPPSGTLVFTLDRAFQSLPMHLLHDGKDYLVKQYSFSETLGSRIRPPKFLQPEQFKALIAGLSKTSPSFADPNAPQGTKPLPQAKQEVKDVQKQTQSSLTLLDENFTSQQFGQELSKDNFPIVHVTTHGQFSSDPKRTVILAYDKAINVLEFESLLRSRTIANTDTIELLVLSACQTAKGNKRSALGIAGVSAQAGARSTIATLWLVDAKSTTLFMEGFYQGLRNKLSKAEALRLAQIGLMSNPEYSHPYYWAPFLLVGSWL, translated from the coding sequence TTGAAACTAGATGCTTGGATATGTGCCACTTCCTTAAAGCCACCTGTTGTCTCTACTCAAGAAGCCTTAAAAGCTGCTATTGATAAGGTTAATCCAACATCGGTAAACTTGCTCGGATTGCAAAACTTGGGGAATGTGTTGTCTTTAATAGGCAAACTAAATGAATCTGAAACAGTTTTGCAAGAAACACTAACACTTGCTCAACAGGTACGTTTAGAAAATACCAGTGATATTTTGCTCTCTTTAAGTAATACAGAACAGCTTATATATAGGCGTTTGCAAGAACAGTATCAATGGATAGAAGAACCACTGTTTCAAGAGAAAATTGTAAATTTTATTCCAGAGAAGGCGCTGGCATCACTTGAAATTTATCAAATTATAGAGAACGCACCACAAAGTTCTCAAGCAGTAAAATTACAAGCTAAACTCAACCGTTTGAGTTTATTGTTAGATTTTCACAAATGGTTAAAGACAAAATTTAACTTCAGATATAATCACACAAAAATTAATGACATTACTCAACAGATTCAACCTTTAGTGAGTCAATTGTTGGAAAATAATTCTGCGTTTTCTCAATTATCGCCTGAACAATCTATTTATGCCAAGCTGAAATTTGCTAATAGCTTAAATCAAATTCCAAATCAACAACTGCATTTATCAGCTATTGAGTATGCCCAAAAAGCGTTGCAAACTGCTAAAAGCCTAAACAATCAGCGATTACAATCTTCCAGTTTAGGTATGTTAGGTGAATTACAAACAGAGCTTTCGCAAACATATTTTGAACAAGCTTTAAGCTTAGCTCAATCAGTCCAAGCATGGGATCTGGCTTATGAATGGCAGCAGCAATTAGGTTTTTTGTACGACAAGTCAGGAAAGCCCGAACGAGCTAGGATAGCTTATGCTGCGGCTATTGATAACTTAACTCAAGTTCGTGACAATCTTTTAACAAGCAATGCAGATTTACAGTTCTCTTTTTACGAACAAGTGGAACCTGTGTACCGTAATTATATACGATTATTGCTAAGGGAACAGTTTCCTGATTTAGAACGAGTAATTGAAACTATCGGACAATTTCAAATAGCAGAGTTAGAAAACTTCTTACAATGCGGTAAGCTGAATCTTGTTGCCCTAAATCAAATCCAAAATGTCGGTAGCGCAGTACTAATTTATATTATTGATTTAAATGACACTATAGAAGTGATTGTCCAAACACCAGGTCGCTCTCCCGTTCATCACTCTGTTGATTCAAAGCTAGTCAAAATTCACGTTAATGCTTTGTTAGACCTTTTACAAGATAAAAGACTTGTGTCTACTAAAGAGCGTATATTTATTTCCCATTATCAAGCGCTTTATAATCAATTAATAGCACCTGTTAAAAAATATTTACCCCCATCAGGAACATTAGTATTTACTTTGGATCGAGCCTTTCAAAGTTTACCCATGCATTTACTGCATGATGGCAAAGACTATTTAGTGAAACAGTATAGCTTTTCAGAGACTTTGGGTTCTCGGATCAGACCGCCTAAATTTTTACAACCAGAGCAGTTCAAGGCTTTGATTGCTGGCTTATCCAAAACTAGCCCTAGCTTTGCAGACCCAAATGCTCCCCAAGGTACAAAACCATTACCCCAAGCAAAACAAGAAGTAAAAGACGTTCAAAAACAAACACAATCTTCTTTGACCTTACTAGATGAAAATTTTACCAGTCAACAGTTTGGACAAGAATTAAGTAAAGATAATTTTCCCATTGTTCACGTCACCACGCATGGGCAATTTAGTTCAGATCCCAAAAGGACAGTGATACTAGCATACGACAAGGCAATTAACGTACTAGAATTTGAAAGTTTGCTAAGAAGTAGAACAATCGCTAATACAGATACAATCGAATTACTTGTCCTCAGCGCTTGCCAAACAGCCAAAGGTAACAAACGCTCAGCACTAGGCATTGCTGGAGTATCTGCCCAAGCAGGAGCGCGAAGTACGATCGCAACTTTATGGTTAGTAGATGCAAAATCTACTACTTTATTTATGGAGGGGTTTTATCAAGGATTACGAAATAAACTCTCTAAAGCTGAAGCACTAAGACTTGCACAAATCGGCTTGATGTCAAATCCTGAGTACAGCCATCCGTACTATTGGGCACCTTTTTTGCTGGTGGGAAGTTGGTTGTAG
- a CDS encoding IS630 family transposase, with protein sequence MNQTRESSDTRPVVLMAGDEGRFGRIGEVRACWCPQGIRPTVPKQQVRQYIYAYAAVAPELGKMTCLTLPYANTKMMNLFLSQISQEFADYFVILQLDKASWHRSNALKVPENIRLIFQPAHSPELMPVEHIWEDIREKHFYNQVFPTLDQVEEVLCQGLVELCSDSDRLRSLTFFPHLRILPLNAT encoded by the coding sequence ATAAATCAAACAAGAGAGTCATCTGATACTAGACCTGTAGTATTAATGGCAGGAGATGAAGGCAGATTTGGTCGGATTGGGGAGGTTCGGGCTTGTTGGTGTCCACAAGGTATACGCCCAACTGTACCAAAACAACAAGTCAGGCAGTATATTTATGCCTACGCCGCAGTTGCACCCGAATTAGGCAAGATGACCTGCTTAACTTTGCCTTATGCTAATACTAAAATGATGAATTTATTTTTATCACAAATTTCTCAAGAGTTTGCTGATTATTTTGTAATTTTACAGTTAGATAAAGCATCTTGGCATCGTTCTAATGCTTTAAAAGTTCCGGAAAATATTCGTTTAATTTTTCAACCTGCTCATAGCCCAGAATTAATGCCTGTTGAACACATCTGGGAAGATATTCGAGAAAAACACTTTTATAATCAAGTCTTTCCTACTTTAGACCAAGTTGAGGAGGTACTATGCCAGGGTTTAGTCGAGCTTTGTTCTGATAGCGATCGCCTGCGTTCTTTAACTTTCTTTCCCCATCTCAGAATACTACCTTTGAACGCAACTTAG
- a CDS encoding helix-turn-helix domain-containing protein, whose product MAQVTQAFPHLDLETVKQRVKLAQSHWERQKWLVIYNAIADPRTAAEIALHVGVSKGFVRKIIQQYNRQGEVGLSTPGKGGRHNCYLSWEQEKELIDSFKEKARRGQVATAMQIKLAYEKEYGFPVHKTTIYRLLERHQWRKIVPRPTHPKKDPNAVDEFKKTFLS is encoded by the coding sequence ATGGCTCAAGTAACGCAAGCTTTTCCCCATTTAGATTTAGAGACGGTAAAACAAAGAGTAAAATTAGCCCAATCGCATTGGGAGAGACAAAAATGGCTAGTGATATACAATGCGATCGCAGACCCAAGAACAGCAGCCGAGATAGCTTTACACGTAGGAGTATCCAAAGGATTTGTCAGGAAAATAATTCAGCAATACAACCGTCAAGGAGAAGTCGGGTTATCAACGCCAGGGAAAGGGGGTAGACATAATTGCTATTTAAGCTGGGAACAAGAAAAAGAACTGATAGATTCTTTTAAAGAAAAGGCGCGTCGTGGTCAGGTTGCAACCGCAATGCAAATCAAACTTGCCTATGAAAAAGAATATGGTTTTCCAGTGCATAAGACGACAATTTATCGGCTATTAGAACGGCATCAATGGCGTAAAATAGTCCCAAGACCAACTCATCCCAAAAAAGACCCAAATGCTGTTGATGAATTTAAAAAAACTTTCCTCAGCTAG
- a CDS encoding two-partner secretion domain-containing protein, which produces MKKTNIFLVFCQQLAFIFYVLFSSSVMAQIVPDNTLSVNSLVTSQSNTNNINGGTQVGRNLFHSFEEFSLSTGDTAYFNNASNVQNIISRVTGLSISNIDGLLKANGNANLFLINPNGIIFGPNATLNIGGSFLASTANRINFADGSQFSAKSPQNQPLLTVSAPLGLGFDGNPGAIQAQGTGHNLSLNSPFSPFIRSISSDGLRVKPEKTLALVGGDIALEGGKLEASGGRIELGSVDKGIVSINTDSAAWTFNYKDALSFKNIQLSQQSIADVSGSGSGFIQAQGADVELASGSIFLIQNQGNKLSGDIIVNASEELRIIGTSLNGVIPTSLVNETLLGNGGRIEISTPNLIIEDGAAIVAKTYGAGRGGDIIVNASEFTKVTGGSASVLQLPSNITTGTFGSGDGGNLTLSTKSLSIQDGGEILTSAFGTGKGGNLTVNTPLSTQVIGYLSGNSQLSSTILTRTSGSGNAGNLFLSTGFLIAKDGGIIGSLTLGNGSGGEVTVNSNNSIELIGLVPNVFTPSSLVTATYSSGNSGKLTVNTKKLTVRDGGIINTSTRSTGKADSLIINASDSIDVIGRVPGAVNPSLINSSVVGSNKSFQELYLLPSVLRGDSGSITINTKKLNITDGALISVRNDGPGNAGTLQINADQINITNNGGITATTAVGEGGDIGITSKIIQLRSGNISATAGTQGTKGNGGNIRIDTDILTALNNSAITANAYQGRGGNIRINTKGLFISPDTQITASSQRGIDGTLEVNFQNRNPSLTKVQPQTIPEAPQIASVCQGHSDGVASSFVNAGTGGVPAKPQDPLRSNSTWQRNSAWLESIDNSKQGSSLVNEEPTRIVEAQGWILNANGNVVLTAEANPISPYAQVFASKCQEQHSTAQISSVTEIRRN; this is translated from the coding sequence ATGAAAAAAACCAATATTTTTCTTGTTTTTTGTCAGCAATTAGCTTTCATCTTTTATGTGTTATTTTCCTCATCTGTGATGGCACAGATTGTTCCAGATAACACATTATCTGTGAATTCTCTAGTTACTTCACAGAGTAATACCAACAATATTAATGGAGGAACGCAAGTAGGAAGAAATTTATTTCACAGCTTCGAGGAATTTTCTCTATCCACAGGTGATACCGCCTACTTTAATAATGCCTCGAATGTTCAAAACATTATTAGTCGAGTAACTGGTTTATCTATCTCTAACATCGATGGTTTACTGAAAGCTAACGGCAACGCTAACCTGTTTCTAATTAATCCTAACGGGATTATTTTTGGCCCCAATGCCACCCTAAATATCGGTGGCTCGTTCTTAGCTAGCACTGCTAACAGGATTAACTTTGCTGATGGCAGCCAATTCAGTGCAAAAAGTCCACAAAATCAACCCTTATTAACAGTAAGCGCACCTCTTGGCTTAGGATTTGATGGTAATCCAGGCGCAATTCAAGCTCAAGGTACAGGACACAATCTAAGTCTCAATAGCCCATTCTCGCCATTTATTAGAAGCATTAGCTCAGATGGCTTGCGTGTAAAGCCTGAGAAAACTTTAGCTTTAGTGGGCGGTGACATAGCTTTAGAAGGAGGCAAGCTTGAGGCGAGTGGAGGGCGGATTGAGTTAGGTAGCGTTGATAAAGGAATAGTAAGTATTAATACAGATTCTGCTGCTTGGACTTTCAACTATAAAGATGCATTGAGCTTTAAAAATATTCAACTATCTCAACAGTCAATAGCAGATGTCAGTGGCTCTGGTAGTGGTTTCATTCAAGCACAAGGTGCTGATGTGGAACTAGCAAGTGGCTCAATCTTTTTGATTCAAAACCAAGGGAATAAATTATCGGGTGACATTATTGTAAATGCCTCTGAAGAATTGAGAATAATAGGGACTTCTCTCAATGGAGTAATTCCTACTAGCTTGGTTAATGAAACTTTACTAGGAAATGGAGGAAGAATTGAAATTTCAACTCCAAATTTAATTATCGAGGACGGAGCAGCAATAGTTGCTAAAACTTACGGTGCAGGCAGAGGAGGGGATATCATTGTGAACGCTTCCGAATTCACTAAAGTTACTGGTGGCTCTGCTTCCGTTCTTCAGCTGCCCAGCAATATAACTACTGGAACCTTTGGCTCTGGAGATGGTGGCAATCTTACACTGTCTACGAAAAGTTTGTCTATACAAGATGGGGGAGAAATTCTCACTTCGGCTTTTGGTACTGGCAAAGGTGGTAACTTAACAGTTAATACTCCTCTATCTACTCAAGTAATTGGCTATTTATCAGGAAATTCGCAGCTTTCTAGTACTATTCTTACTAGAACTTCTGGCTCTGGTAATGCGGGGAATCTATTTCTTTCAACAGGATTTTTGATTGCCAAAGACGGAGGTATTATTGGTTCTTTAACTCTTGGAAATGGCTCTGGAGGGGAGGTAACTGTCAATTCTAACAACTCTATAGAACTTATTGGGCTAGTGCCAAATGTCTTTACTCCAAGCTCTTTGGTTACTGCAACTTATAGCAGCGGTAATAGTGGAAAATTAACAGTTAATACAAAAAAGCTAACAGTTAGGGATGGCGGAATAATTAATACTTCCACTCGCTCAACAGGGAAAGCTGATAGCCTTATCATTAATGCTTCTGATTCTATAGATGTAATAGGTAGAGTCCCAGGCGCTGTAAATCCCAGTCTCATAAATTCATCTGTTGTTGGTTCCAATAAAAGTTTTCAAGAGCTATACCTGTTGCCTTCAGTACTGAGAGGAGATTCGGGAAGTATCACAATTAATACTAAAAAATTAAATATTACAGACGGCGCTCTAATCAGCGTTAGAAACGACGGACCTGGCAACGCCGGCACACTTCAAATCAATGCCGATCAAATCAACATCACAAACAACGGTGGTATTACCGCGACCACTGCGGTTGGCGAGGGTGGCGATATTGGGATAACGTCGAAAATCATTCAACTACGCTCTGGCAATATTTCTGCAACTGCTGGTACACAAGGCACCAAGGGCAACGGCGGCAACATCCGCATCGACACAGACATCCTGACCGCCTTGAACAACAGTGCCATAACAGCAAATGCATACCAGGGGCGTGGGGGTAACATACGTATCAATACCAAGGGACTATTTATTTCCCCCGACACACAGATTACAGCCAGTTCTCAACGAGGAATTGACGGCACACTAGAGGTCAACTTTCAAAACAGAAATCCCAGCCTTACCAAAGTACAACCACAGACCATCCCCGAAGCTCCACAGATTGCATCAGTATGCCAGGGTCATTCTGATGGAGTAGCGAGTAGCTTTGTGAATGCTGGTACTGGGGGAGTACCAGCTAAACCCCAAGACCCACTGAGGAGTAACTCTACTTGGCAGCGTAATTCTGCGTGGCTTGAGTCTATCGATAATTCCAAGCAAGGAAGCTCACTGGTGAATGAAGAACCCACAAGAATTGTAGAAGCTCAAGGTTGGATATTGAATGCTAATGGAAATGTAGTGTTGACAGCAGAAGCCAATCCAATCAGCCCCTACGCCCAGGTGTTTGCTTCTAAATGTCAAGAGCAACACTCTACAGCACAAATATCATCTGTTACAGAAATAAGGAGGAATTAA
- a CDS encoding PAP/fibrillin family protein has protein sequence MVENNAARFALRTELLLRIDNLGLQQSLFPTSDELIDQLIQQLEGISPIPQPLQPNYLPSLLGNWQLVYASAGTIVTRQIASIPDFLGVIKIKRVWQRLASESNARKISASNSAQLELPILGEWQLQANGHWKWGTDEKTATVSFNSFSIQATKPFGLSNWSFPELKIPVLDFLQKEALWITSYLDQEIRVGRGATDNLFVFRRDVTPSN, from the coding sequence ATGGTAGAAAATAATGCAGCGAGATTTGCTTTAAGAACTGAGCTTTTATTACGTATAGATAATTTGGGACTACAGCAAAGCCTATTTCCAACCTCTGACGAACTTATTGATCAACTTATACAACAGTTGGAGGGCATAAGTCCTATTCCGCAACCACTTCAGCCTAACTATCTTCCTTCTCTATTAGGTAACTGGCAATTAGTGTATGCATCTGCTGGGACAATCGTCACACGCCAGATTGCATCAATTCCAGATTTTTTGGGTGTAATCAAAATTAAACGCGTGTGGCAAAGATTGGCTAGTGAGAGCAATGCCAGAAAAATCTCAGCCTCTAATAGCGCCCAGCTTGAATTACCCATTTTAGGTGAGTGGCAGTTACAAGCTAATGGACATTGGAAATGGGGTACGGATGAGAAAACTGCCACAGTGTCCTTTAACTCATTTTCCATACAAGCAACAAAACCTTTTGGGCTATCTAATTGGAGTTTTCCTGAGTTGAAAATACCAGTATTAGATTTTTTACAGAAAGAAGCTTTATGGATCACCTCCTACTTAGATCAAGAAATTAGGGTAGGACGAGGTGCAACAGATAATTTATTTGTATTTCGTCGTGATGTAACACCCTCAAATTAG
- a CDS encoding tyrosine-type recombinase/integrase, giving the protein MVNNPQFDNLPPIKLIHIQDQAPSTLQGESRSRAGKIAATTDIRWVKVLEFLRSNNLAPNSRKLYERELKRFLAWSELHYHELRPRHLALYKEYLRDEIQTDAGKPLSKSSINAGVAALKSFFKWMCYTYPEIIATNPTLGIKLEKVPLPPAQSLTPQQMEQVWSALEFLGETRQRDTALVHILSHGLRAGEVVQLNVGSFDGKLLFLPDTKTNEPRLVPLRKESREVLAEYLLTRSQQGEVLNSDSPLMISHHASYKGERLSYHGIYFAVEKIGEIAHIEDLHPHSFRHTYATDLLLLGVDPSHARKLTGHQSEKAFRRYTLRSEQEAAIAAYYRAIGEEVE; this is encoded by the coding sequence ATGGTAAATAATCCTCAGTTTGACAACCTACCACCAATCAAGTTGATCCACATACAGGATCAAGCACCATCAACCCTACAGGGAGAATCTAGAAGCAGGGCAGGAAAAATAGCTGCAACCACTGATATCCGGTGGGTAAAAGTTCTGGAATTTTTACGCAGCAACAATCTCGCACCAAACAGCCGCAAGCTTTACGAACGTGAACTGAAGCGGTTTTTGGCTTGGAGTGAGCTGCACTATCATGAACTGCGTCCACGTCATCTTGCGCTATATAAAGAATATCTCCGTGATGAAATACAGACTGATGCAGGTAAACCGCTTTCAAAAAGCAGCATCAATGCAGGAGTTGCGGCACTCAAAAGCTTTTTCAAATGGATGTGCTATACGTATCCTGAAATTATTGCTACTAATCCTACACTGGGGATTAAACTGGAAAAAGTACCACTGCCACCAGCCCAGAGTTTAACCCCTCAACAGATGGAACAGGTTTGGTCAGCGTTGGAATTCTTGGGAGAAACAAGGCAACGGGATACAGCACTGGTTCACATTCTCAGTCATGGGCTGCGTGCTGGAGAAGTTGTACAGCTAAATGTTGGCTCATTTGATGGCAAGCTACTATTTTTACCAGACACCAAAACCAATGAACCACGCTTAGTTCCACTGCGAAAAGAAAGTCGGGAAGTTTTGGCAGAGTATTTGCTTACGCGCTCACAGCAAGGAGAGGTCTTAAACAGCGACTCCCCACTGATGATTTCACACCATGCTTCATACAAAGGTGAACGCTTGAGTTATCACGGCATTTACTTCGCTGTAGAAAAAATTGGTGAAATAGCTCATATTGAGGATTTGCACCCTCACTCCTTTCGACATACTTACGCTACTGACTTATTGCTATTGGGAGTTGACCCCAGCCATGCACGAAAATTAACAGGACATCAAAGTGAGAAAGCGTTTCGACGGTATACCCTTCGCAGCGAACAAGAAGCTGCGATCGCTGCTTACTATCGTGCAATCGGAGAGGAAGTGGAGTAA